GAATATACAACCATTTAGATGGAAGCTGTATTGGATTTTTCTCGGCGGGTTTTTGTTTTTTCGCGTTAGCCTCTGCATTTTTAGCCAGCTTGATCATCAGGTACGTAAAGCCAAATGACAAGGGAACCAGCAAGGCCATTACGGTGTATAGGAAAATTGGGTCAATTACCAGTCTCTCCAACAAAGACTTAGTCCTGTCTGGATCGATATAAAATCCCCAATAAGTAGTAATTATGATCTGCGCTATGCTAGTTATACCTATTGCGGTTATAATCGGCCTGTCCTTCCAAGAGAATTTTTTGTATTTATCTATGAAAGGAATTATTAACAATGTGAATATGAATAGTCCAGGCCACGCTACACCGGTAGTAAACTTGTCGAATTGACTTCTTAAGAAAGAATACAATCCTGTAAGATACCATTCTGGAACAGTGATTCCCGGCGGCACATTTGGATCAAATTTAAGGCCCATATCAATTGGAAATACACCTCCGGTCAACATTATCGCCCCCGAAACGGCCATCACCATAGGAACATCAAATACCAAAAATCGAGGAAAATGTACTACCATTAAACCCAGCAGTACAATGGGCAAGAAGAAAACATGGAAAGCATAGAATCTGAGCACAAAGTCATGAAACCCAGACCCGAAAAACGCGTTCATCATGTCGGGCCCCAAAATAGGAATGGAATTAGTCAGCGACGCCGCTATAGAAATAGCAAGTTCAGCTCTTTCGCTAAAAATAATATCATAGCCGGTAAAAGCTTCGAGAATAGTTAGTACGCCTAATAGGATTCCTGTTACCCACAGCATTTCATTTCGGATTTTATATCTACCACTGAAAAACTGGTAGTACATGTGCAAAATTGCAAGCATAACCATGGCATTTGAGGCATGATAATGTATATTTCTCATATGGAATCCGTACGGTATAGTGTCGTTAATCTTACTAACACTATCCCATGCCCTATCGAGTATAGGTTCGTACCATAACATCAAGAATGCTCCTGTGATGCCTAATATGATAAAAACTACAAAAGTTAACATACCAAGGAATCCAAGTGGGCTGACAAACTTGGTGGGGAGTGTAAATTTTAGCCCCATGAATATCGTTCTATCGAAACCTGTGTAAATCCACTTGAACAGCCTTACCAGGCTGTTATCTTGATTATGTAAGGAAGCGCCCATATCCAACTACCCCGTTTCCAGATGGAGTCCAATTAGGAGGTTTGATCCAAACATTGCCTTCATCATCAACCTCAAGATCTAACATTGGTAAGACATTAGAGGGTGGCGCTTGAAGTGAGGCAGGCCCTGCAAAAGCTTCCCCAGTCATAGGATCATACATTGACCCGTGGCATGGACATTCTCCACGCTTTCTACCATCTTCCGGCCAATATTTCCACAAGCACCATAAATGCAAGCAGACCATACTATACATTCTGAAGGCAGATGCATCTTTTTTTTCGCCTCCTAGTTCTGGTGGTAACCTAATAAACTGCCATGTCCTGAAGGCCTCTTCATTTAATACAGGATCTTCCGATACTGGAAAAACAACAGCTTCAGCATGATTTATTTTGAAAGTGTTAACATTTGCTTGACTTCCGTCAGGCAGAACCACCTTTGATCGCTCTCCCGTACTTTCTCTCGGATTAGGTAAAAATTTTCCCCAATCTACGAAAGGAGTGAAGGTCATAACTGTACCTGCGGCTGCAAGCAATTTTAAAAAATCTCTACGTGAAATCTTGCCTCCGTCAACATTTGGAGGTTGTCGTTGAGACATTATATTCAAAAATGTGGAAAGATATCTTATAAATCTTTATTTAGATTTTGTGCATTTAACACCAAGATTTGCGCCACGAATAAATTCTTATTGATTTAGTTTTTTCCAAAAATAAAACTAATGCTTACCGGCATAAGATTTAGAACTGATAAAGTATAGCAATTGTACAAGAAGATAAATGTTTGTGGACATTT
This Candidatus Nitrosocosmicus oleophilus DNA region includes the following protein-coding sequences:
- a CDS encoding cytochrome b, which encodes MGASLHNQDNSLVRLFKWIYTGFDRTIFMGLKFTLPTKFVSPLGFLGMLTFVVFIILGITGAFLMLWYEPILDRAWDSVSKINDTIPYGFHMRNIHYHASNAMVMLAILHMYYQFFSGRYKIRNEMLWVTGILLGVLTILEAFTGYDIIFSERAELAISIAASLTNSIPILGPDMMNAFFGSGFHDFVLRFYAFHVFFLPIVLLGLMVVHFPRFLVFDVPMVMAVSGAIMLTGGVFPIDMGLKFDPNVPPGITVPEWYLTGLYSFLRSQFDKFTTGVAWPGLFIFTLLIIPFIDKYKKFSWKDRPIITAIGITSIAQIIITTYWGFYIDPDRTKSLLERLVIDPIFLYTVMALLVPLSFGFTYLMIKLAKNAEANAKKQKPAEKNPIQLPSKWLYILFIALIAFQVYLNIAAYYAVLNGMKNYSLFLMGILMLVFAGMFHLYRYGRGLTKSNVEVVTTNKRKFVFPSFGAGSTKSLPSKPATVGELSDSSDRIFNAPSDKSLEDKKPVPVPEISSSKGSSIPPSSKNSATGVDASTGPGPANDYSQNIRTTAGSLYSIKNDQNDGELPQQTNSTKSPNTTSISDMGGSKTTNPDKNLT
- a CDS encoding ubiquinol-cytochrome c reductase iron-sulfur subunit yields the protein MSQRQPPNVDGGKISRRDFLKLLAAAGTVMTFTPFVDWGKFLPNPRESTGERSKVVLPDGSQANVNTFKINHAEAVVFPVSEDPVLNEEAFRTWQFIRLPPELGGEKKDASAFRMYSMVCLHLWCLWKYWPEDGRKRGECPCHGSMYDPMTGEAFAGPASLQAPPSNVLPMLDLEVDDEGNVWIKPPNWTPSGNGVVGYGRFLT